A single window of Colletotrichum higginsianum IMI 349063 chromosome 8, whole genome shotgun sequence DNA harbors:
- a CDS encoding RNB domain-containing protein, with amino-acid sequence MTSLKRSFEADPFAANISSKVYVRSTRKGKVQKIVREVYLRQDIPCSSKLCRSCLQTAPRDAANNVQPFVLSDKPAGTKVFPQGHYIVPDTNALLNAMDLFEQSSAFYDVVILQTVLEELRNRSLPLYNRLVGLTKSEDKRFYVFFNDFRLETYVNREANETVNDRNDRAVRKAVKWYAEHLAQTKAKNLPAVVMLSDDQDCLRKAKAEGVTAMSLSDYVGGLEDGERLLDMVAESRNSSYSKKPAGPIYPEYFTMSKLMTGVKAGLLHQGIFNVSPYNYLEGSINVPAFPKPLIVLGRENINRAVSGDVVVVEVLPKEQWKEPSTKIIEEEAVTRDENADEEAAQDIVSEKERKALQEEVKKTHSKSTEGRPQPTAKVVGIIKRNWRQYVGHIDPSSASKSGGQGRKQDNVFLIPMDKRIPKIKLRSRQVPELLGKRLLVTIDAWDRDSRYPVGHFVRSLGELETKAAETEALLLEHDVQYRPFPKTVLDCLPKEGHDWRVPQNLEDPGWRDREDLRKLLICSIDPIGCQDIDDTLHARPLPNGNFEVGVHIADVSHFVKPGNAMDTEASLRGTSVYLVDKRIDMLPMLLGTDLCSLKPYVERYAFSVIWEMNPNADIVGARFTKSVIQSKEAFSYEAAQLRVDDASQQDDLTNSIRTLMMLSKKLKQKRMDAGALSLSSPEVKVQMESETSDPIDVKTKQHLDTMSLVEEFMLLANVSVASKIYEAFPQTAILRRHGAPPKTNFDELSNQLRVKKGLELRVDSSKALADSLDNCVDPADPFFNTLVRIMATRCMMSAEYFCSGTQAYPEFRHYGLASEIYTHFTSPIRRYADLVAHRQLAAAIGYEAIHPAVRSSGKLEAVCKNINVRHRNAQLAGRASIAYYVGQALKGRVAEEEAFVMKIFSNGFVVLVPRFGIEGLIRLRDLAEPEPESAFDAENYVLTTTGSYKLKVELFQKVKVKVTDEKDEATGKRGVKMELVKT; translated from the exons ATGACGAGTCTCAAGCGTTCGTTCGAGGCGGACCCTTTTGCTGCCAACATCTCAAGCAAGGTCTACGTCCGATCGACCAGAAAGGGCAAGGTTCAGAAGATCGTGAGAGAGGTCTACCTGCGTCAAGACATCCCTTGCTCGTCCAAGCTTTGCCGAAGCTGTTTGCAAACGGCCCCCAGAGATGCAGCCAACAATG TTCAACCATTTGTGCTGTCTGACAAGCCCGCGGGAACAAAGGTGTTCCCCCAGGGGCACTATATCGTCCCCGACACCAACGCTTTGCTGAACGCCATGGACCTTTTCGAGCAGAGCTCGGCCTTCTACGACGTTGTCATTCTGCAGACCgtgctggaggagctgcgcAATCGGTCGCTTCCGCTGTACAACCGACTCGTCGGTCTCACCAAGAGCGAGGATAAGCGCTTCTATGTCTTCTTTAACGACTTTCGCCTCGAGACTTACGTCAACCGTGAGGCCAACGAGACCGTCAACGACCGCAACGACCGCGCTGTGCGCAAGGCGGTCAAGTGGTATGCCGAGCACCTGGCCcagaccaaggccaagaacctccccgccgtcgtcatgcTCAGCGACGACCAAGACTGCCTGAGGAAAGCCAAAGCTGAGGGCGTGACGGCCATGTCGTTGTCCGATTATGTTGGCGgtctcgaggacggcgagcggcTGCTCGACATGGTCGCTGAGTCACGGAACTCGAGCTACTCCAAGAAACCCGCCGGGCCCATATATCCCGAGTACTTCACCATGTCCAAGCTAATGACGGGCGTCAAGGCCGGGCTTCTGCACCAGGGCATCTTCAACGTCTCGCCGTACAATTATCTCGAGGGGTCCATTAACGTCCCTGCGTTCCCCAAGCCTCTCATTGTCCTCGGTAGGGAGAACATCAACAGAGCCGTCAgcggcgatgtcgttgtcgttgaggTTTTGCCAAAGGAGCAGTGGAAGGAGCCGTCAACGAAAATCattgaggaggaggcagtCACTCGCGACGAAAatgccgacgaagaagcagcTCAGGATATCGTGTCCGAAAAGGAGCGCAAGGCGCTGCAAGAGGAGGTCAAGAAGACGCACAGCAAGAGCACCGAGGGCCGTCCGCAACCTACGGCAAAggtcgtcggcatcatcaagCGCAACTGGAGACAGTATGTTGGACACATCGACCCTTCGTCGGCGAGCAAGAGCGGTGGCCAGGGCCGCAAGCAGGACAACGTTTTCCTCATCCCAATGGACAAGCGCATCCCTAAGATCAAACTGCGCTCGAGACAGGTCcccgagctcctcggcaagCGTCTGCTGGTCACCATTGATGCGTGGGACCGCGACTCCAGATATCCCGTGGGCCACTTTGTTCGTTCACTGGGCGAGCTCGagaccaaggccgccgagacggaggccTTGTTATTGGAGCACGACGTGCAGTACCGCCCCTTCCCCAAGACGGTGCTCGACTGCCTACCGAAGGAGGGGCACGACTGGCGAGTCCCCCAAAACCTGGAGGATCCCGGCTGGAGAGACAGGGAGGATCTGCGCAAGCTTCTCATCTGCAGTATTGACCCCATCGGCTGTCAAGACATCGATGACACGCTCCACGCGCGGCCGCTTCCCAATGGCAATTTCGAAGTCGGCgtccacatcgccgacgtgTCCCACTTTGTCAAACCTGGCAATGCCATGGACACGGAGGCCAGCCTGCGAGGCACGTCCGTATATCTCGTGGACAAGCGTATCGACATGTTGCCCATGCTCCTCGGCACCGACCTGTGTTCGCTGAAGCCCTACGTCGAGCGCTATGCCTTCTCCGTCATCTGGGAGATGAATCCGAACGCGGACATCGTCGGTGCCCGCTTCACCAAGTCGGTCATCCAGTCCAAGGAGGCTTTCAGCTACGAGGCGGCCCAGCTCCGCGTTGACGACGCCTCCCAACAGGACGATCTCACCAACAGCATCAGAACGCTCATGATGCTGTCCAAAAAGCTGAAGCAGAAGCGCAtggacgccggcgccctcaGCCTGTCGTCCCCCGAGGTTAAGGTGCAGATGGAGTCGGAGACATCGGATCCCATCGACGTCAAGACGAAGCAGCACCTCGACACCATGTCTCTGGTCGAGGAGTTTATGCTGCTTGCCAACGTCAGCGTTGCCAGCAAGATCTACGAAGCCTTCCCGCAGACCGCCATCCTTCGTCGTCACGGTGCTCCGCCCAAGACTAACTTTGACGAGCTTTCCAACCAGCTCAGGGTTAAGAAGGGCCTGGAGCTCCGCGTCGACTCGAGCAAGGCGCTCGCCGACTCGCTCGACAACTGCGTAGACCCCGCCGACCCCTTCTTCAACACGCTCGTCCGCATCATGGCCACCCGCTGCATGATGAGCGCCGAGTACTTCTGTTCCGGCACACAGGCGTACCCCGAGTTCCGCCACTACGGCCTGGCATCGGAGATCTACACGCACTTCACCTCCCCGATCCGCCGGTATGCTGATCTCGTCGCCCACAGGCAGCTAGCGGCGGCCATCGGGTACGAGGCGATCCATCCGGCAGTACGCAGCAGCggcaagctcgaggccgtgtGCAAGAACATCAACGTACGGCACCGTAACGCGCAGCTGGCGGGCCGTGCCAGCATTGCCTACTACGTTGGCCAGGCGCTCAAGGGCCGGGTcgcagaggaggaggcctTCGTGATGAAGATCTTCAGCAACGGCTTTGTAGTGCTCGTACCGCGGTTCGGCATCGAGGGGCTTATTCGGCTTCGCGACCTCGCTGAGCCGGAGCCCGAGAGCGCGTTCGATGCAGAGAACTACgtgctgacgacgacgggaaGCTACAAGCTGAAGGTGGAGCTGTTCCAGaaggtcaaggtcaaggtcactgatgagaaggacgaggcgaCGGGGAAGAGGGGTGTCAAGATGGAGCTCGTCAAGACTTGA
- a CDS encoding DNA polymerase epsilon subunit D — protein sequence MPPRKSDASRRSDVSNARFIVMDEDPAPAATPATAASTSSNGAAGTPSAAPRTKASVSVSASATPSSVPPAAAASTPDSATGVRPTSSTPLTTTTVLHAGSEKKESQTHDKMAKADRDALTIEDLSLPKSIITRLAKGVLPPNTQIQANAVLAMSKSATVFINYLASHANEITVNANKKTVSAEDVFKALDDIEFGFLREPLEQEFAKYNQIQSAKRTSYRQKVAAKKGGSAAAGVAVGAAAGAAAADASLLSNADDSAMTTASSDTAPRAKKARVDDSAMTVGEDVDDGETEPEEEAEEEEDNDNEEEEADEEEDDEEDDDEEGEGSGDETQDALEEKGEGSDVDEALDGDESD from the exons ATGCCTCCGCGCAAGAGCGACGCGAGCCGACGAAGCGACGTATCCAACGCACGCTTCATCGTCATGGACGAAGACCCAGCCCCCGCAGCCACACCGGCCACTGCGGCTAGCACCAGCAGCAATGGTGCGGCGGGCACACCATCCGCGGCCCCCAGGACAAaggcctcggtctcggtctcggcctccgcgacgccgtccagcgtacctcccgccgccgctgcgtcGACTCCTGACTCCGCCACGGGAGtgaggccgacgtcgtcgacgccgctgaCTACCACGACGGTGCTGCATGCGGGctcggagaagaaggaaagccAGACGCATGACaagatggccaaggccgaTAGGGATGCTCTCACCATTGAG GACCTGAGCTTGCCCAAGTCTATCATCACGAGGCTGGCAAAGGGTGTGCTCCCGCCCAACACGCAGATCCAGGCCAATGCCGTTCTGGCCATGAGCAAGAGCGCAACCGTTTTCATCAACTATCTCGCTTCGCA CGCCAATGAAATCACTGTCAATGCGAACAAGAAGACCGTCAGTGCCGAGGACGTTTTCAAGGCGCTTGACGACATTGAGTTTGGGTTTCTGCGTGAGCCCCTAGAGCAAGAGTTTGCCA AATATAACCAAATCCAATCCGCAAAGCGCACCAGCTATCGCCAAAAGGTTGCTGCCAAGAAGGGTGGGAGCGCGGCAGCAGGTGTCGCAGTAGGGGCAGCGGCCGGGGCAGCGGCTGCAGATGCTTCCCTCCTCTCAAACGCTGACGACAGCGCCATGACGACAGCATCCTCCGACACAGCCCCGCGAGCAAAGAAGGCCCGTGTAGACGACTCTGCCATGACCGTtggcgaggatgtcgacgacggcgagactgagcccgaagaagaagccgaggaggaggaagacaacgacaacgaagaggaagaggccgacgaggaagaagacgacgaggaagacgacgatgaggaaggggagggaagtGGTGATGAAACGCAAGACGCTCTGGAGGAGAAGGGTGAGGGCagcgacgtcgacgaggcgcttGACGGAGATGAGAGCGACTAG
- a CDS encoding Transcription factor encodes MASRPQGEALDDVEHNPHASSNRWRHQESSAFARHAVAAHAQPRDPQERGTTNDLASFLNRDRVEPENPNAAPNFKPIMIAAGEAAGQEEPRSNPTHANEQEPPDGREIICGPLLNYRRMDGDRWYGSVLIVAKGGGKTQSFAPHLVLRPADTVNGRQAHAETNGVDGTNGAVNASDSGAATGSNTNDAEIQGQCLYSDPRNTFWAFDISLVLSQAEAKWEYLIPDMRQSATIRPDRYHFFVPPIHESMRIMFHSCNGFSVGTDEDAWSGPALWNDVNRHHKERPFHVMLGGGDQIYNDGIRVDGPLREWTEISNPKKRKHFPFPEKLRQACDDYYLKNYIRWYSTEPFATANAQIPQLNIWDDHDIIDGFGSYVDDFMRCDVFRGIGGTAHKYYMLFQHHLPPPASTYTSDHTTTSEGQGLDPNQLMDSYVAPAKSDPSYIVGKQPGPYVAEHSHNMFARLGARIAFLGIDARTERTRHQINYPETYDLIFGRLRQELKSAAESGRPFKHLILLLGIPIAYPRLTWLENVFRSPIMGPVKFLNRRFGFAGGVFNHFDGSIDLLDDLDDHYTARTHKKERNALVERLQAISSEFSVRITILGGDVHLAAMGRFYSNPRLKIATENDHRYMANVVSSAITNKPPPAAIANLLARRNKIHHLNHDTDETLLKFFDKDPGDSSKTSGSNHVTMPSRNFAILTENSPNQGLAAPTSGDTRSVISGKGGHDFLHNGEVESGSKHKAAGKQHGTGNDGSLDICIRVEIDQSNREGITEGYGVTVPQLIYQSQPEPVEAFPEQERPNGHGE; translated from the exons ATGGCTTCTCGTCCCCAAGGAGAAGCTCTCGATGATGTCGAGCACAACCCTCACGCTTCCTCCAACAGATGGCGTCATCAAGAGAGCTCGGCTTTCGCGCGTcatgccgtcgccgcccacgctCAGCCCCGCGATCCCCAAGAACGAGGAACCACGAACGATCTGGCCAGCTTCCTGAACCGCGACCGTGTCGAGCCCGAGAACCCCAATGCTGCTCCCAATTTCAAACCCATTATGATCGCCGCCGGTGAGGCTGCTGGCCAGGAGGAGCCGCGCTCGAACCCGACTCACGCCAACGAGCAGGAACCCCCTGACGGCAGGGAGATCATCTGCGGCCCGCTACTCAACTACCGCAGGATGGACGGCGACCGTTGGTACGGGAGTGTCTTGATTGtcgccaagggcggcggTAAGACGCAGAGTTTCGCTCCTCACCTGGTTCTACGCCCTGCCGACACGGTCAATGGCCGGCAGGCTCATGCTGAGACGAATGGAGTGGATGGCaccaacggcgccgtcaatGCCTCCGACTCCGGCGCAGCAACCGGCAGCAACACGAATGACGCGGAAATTCAGGGGCAATGCCTCTACTCCGACCCGCGCAATACCTTCTGGGCCTTCGACATATCTCTTGTTCTCAGTCAAGCCGAGGCGAAGTGGGAGTACTTGATTCCGGATATGCGACAGTCCGCCACCATCCGACCCGACCGCTATCACTTCTTCGTCCCCCCCATCCACGAGTCGATGCGCATCATGTTCCATTCTTGCAACGGATTCAGTGTGGGTACGGACGAAGACGCCTGGAGTGGTCCCGCCCTGTGGAACGATGTCAACAGGCACCACAAAGAACGGCCATTTCATGTCAT GCTCGGAGGAGGTGATCAGATCTACAACGACGGCATTCGAGTCGACGGGCCCCTGCGTGAATGGACCGAGATCTCGAACCCCAAGAAGCGCAAACACTTCCCCTTTCCGGAGAAGCTTCGCCAGGCTTGCGACGACTACTACTTGAAGAACTACATTCGCTG GTACTCAACGGAGCCCTTCGCGACTGCCAATGCCCAGATCCCCCAGCTCAACATATGGGATGACCACGAT ATCATCGACGGGTTCGGTTCTTACGTCGACGACTTCATGCGATGCGACGTGTTCAGGGGCATTGGTGGAACTGCTCACAAGTACTACATGCTGTTCCAGCACCACCTTCCCCCGCCAGCGTCTACCTATACCTCGG ACCATACCACGACATCCGAGGGCCAAGGTCTCGACCCCAATCAGCTCATGGACAGCTATGTTGCCCCTGCCAAATCAGACCCCAGTTACATTGTTGGAAAGCAGCCCGGC CCCTATGTGGCTGAGCACTCGCATAACATGTTCGCCCGATTGGGAGCGCGTATTGCCTTCCTCGGTATTGACGCTCGAACCGAG CGTACGCGCCACCAAATCAACTATCCAGAGACGTACGACTTGATCTTTGGCCGCCTGAGGCAGGAGCTGAAGTCGGCTGCCGAATCGGGGCGCCCGTTCAAGCACTTGATTCTCCTGCTGGGAATCCCGATAGCATACCCT CGCTTGACCTGGCTCGAGAATGTTTTCAGGAGCCCTATCATGGGCCCCGTGAAGTTCTTGAACCGCAGATTCGGCTTCG CTGGTGGTGTCTTTAACCACTTCGACGGCAGCATCGACTTGCTCGATGATCTCGACGACCACTACACGGCCAGGACCCATAAAAAGGAGCGCAACGCTCTCGTCGAGAGGCTGCAGGCCATTTCGTCCGAGTTCTCGGTCCGCATAACCATTTTGGGTGGTGATGTGCACTTGGCGGCCATGGGCCGCTTCTACTCCAACCCTCGCCTCAAGATTGCCACAGAGAACGACCACCGCTACATGGCCAATGTGGTCTCTTCGGCCATCACCAATAagccgccgccagcggcTATTGCGAACCTGCTGGCCAGGCGGAACAAGATCCACCATCTGAACCACGACACTGACGAGACCCTGCTCAAGTTCTTCGACAAGGACCCGGGTGACTCGAGCAAGACGTCGGGCTCCAACCATGTAACGATGCCCAGTCGCAACTTTGCCATATTGACTGAAAACTCGCCCAACCAGGGACTTGCGGCGCCTACCAGCGGCGATACGCGATCTGTGATTTCGGGCAAGGGCGGGCATGATTTCCTACACAATGGCGAGGTCGAGTCCGGCTCAAAGCATAAGGCTGCCGGGAAACAGCACGGTACCGGCAATGACGGCAGCTTGGACATCTGCATCCGTGTCGAGATCGATCAATCCAACCGCGAAGGTATCACTGAGGGCTACGGTGTCACTGTGCCTCAACTCATATACCAGAGTCAGCCTGAGCCGGTCGAGGCATTCCCTGAGCAGGAGCGCCCCAATGGGCACGGAGAATAG
- a CDS encoding Chromatin remodeling complex subunit produces the protein MPQNIPPPQTPQNQSAPLPGGQAVAYAPAQASPPPKTTPTKTTLKALPTVRDHTTDQLNPAGDEYLPREIDEFGEKKVMPNGQLLGGREYRCRTFLVPNRGDKLFMLATECARVLGYRDSYLLFNKNRSLYKIIASQPEKDDLVSQEILPFSYRSRQIAIVTARSMFRQFGSRVIVNGRRVRDDYWETKARKQGFTEADPAGEKRPGAAKAREAAAEAQNQVLLGGPHGEIVYSNTPSQFPGAPQPQIVQPGMLGAPTGTTTRMPVITLGSELSDNRPRDYSGILKGGPRQEITGPAYQDQTRPAQVGEVHTQAHHAAEYNRTLNQQREMRGDYLQGIWRRPHEQPQSTNLAQNVATSDAAVPPTRATQSPHASTSNMPQSGVVPNQSPQQMMMSAPPYSQSIHAQNPISQAPMRGMAQPPSQKNNKSTTLPAAGSAGSMPQGGQGYHYPGTGQMWPQTQQNPQQHNYSGYTTQGQQSHQQPPAPQLRHANSGVQPAMQFSGMPGMGQSYGGGQGIYPADQTPRQYMPQPNQGSPAVTQAWSNQQTPAQWWTNQPQ, from the coding sequence ATGCCTCAAAACATCCCGCCTCCGCAAACCCCCCAGAATCAGAGCGCACCGCTCCCGGGGGGTCAGGCTGTCGCCTACGCGCCCGCGCAGGCTTCACCTCCGCCGAAAACCACCCCTACAAAGACCACCTTGAAGGCCTTGCCTACCGTCAGAGACCATACCACCGATCAACTGAaccccgccggcgacgaaTATCTTCCGAGAGAAATTGATGAGTTTGGAGAAAAGAAGGTCATGCCCAacggccagctcctcggcggccgcgaaTACCGATGCCGAACGTTCTTGGTCCCCAATCGAGGCGATAAACTGTTCATGTTGGCGACTGAGTGCGCGAGGGTACTGGGATACCGAGATTCGTATTTGCTCTTCAACAAGAACCGATCGCTTTACAAGATCAtcgccagccagcccgaGAAGGACGACCTTGTCAGCCAGGAGATCCTCCCCTTTTCTTATCGGTCGAGACAGATTGCTATTGTCACGGCACGATCCATGTTCCGCCAGTTTGGAAGCCGCGTCATTGTCAACGGCAGGAGAGTTCGTGACGACTACTGGGAAACCAAGGCCCGCAAGCAAGGATTCACAGAAGCCGACCCCGCTGGTGAGAAGCGACCCGGAGCGGCCAAGGCTAGGGAGGCCGCAGCCGAGGCACAGAACCAGGTCCTGCTGGGAGGCCCTCACGGTGAAATAGTGTACAGCAACACGCCCAGTCAATTCCCCGGCGCCCCTCAACCCCAAATCGTCCAACCAGGTATGCTTGGAGCGCCAACCGGAACCACGACCAGAATGCCCGTGATAACACTAGGATCAGAGCTCAGTGACAACCGCCCTCGTGACTACAGTGGAATCCTCAAGGGTGGCCCTCGCCAGGAGATCACCGGCCCGGCCTACCAGGACCAGACGCGACCCGCCCAGGTTGGGGAAGTTCACACTCAGGCGCATCACGCCGCCGAGTACAACCGGACACTGAATCAACAGCGAGAGATGCGCGGCGACTACCTCCAGGGCATATGGAGACGGCCGCATGAGCAGCCACAGTCTACCAACCTTGCCCAGAACGTTGCCACAAGCGATGCAGCCGTTCCCCCTACGCGTGCGACGCAGTCGCCACACGCATCGACCAGCAACATGCCGCAGTCCGGCGTCGTGCCCAACCAAAGTCCCCAGCAGATGATGATGTCCGCCCCGCCATACTCTCAATCGATACATGCGCAGAACCCAATCAGTCAGGCTCCGATGAGAGGCATGGCCCAACCACCTTCCCAAAAGAACAACAAGTCAACGACTCTGCCCGCAGCAGGGAGTGCGGGCAGCATGCCTCAAGGAGGACAGGGCTATCATTACCCCGGGACCGGCCAAATGTGGCCCCAGACACAGCAGAACCCCCAACAACACAACTATTCAGGATACACGACGCAAGGCCAGCAGTCGCACCAGCAGCCGCCAGCTCCTCAACTCCGCCATGCGAACAGCGGCGTGCAGCCGGCGATGCAGTTTTCGGGGATGCCCGGTATGGGGCAGAGCTACGGAGGTGGCCAAGGGATTTACCCCGCGGATCAAACTCCTCGTCAGTACATGCCTCAGCCGAACCAAGGATCTCCGGCCGTAACACAGGCCTGGTCCAATCAACAGACACCTGCGCAATGGTGGACGAACCAACCTCAATGA